A single genomic interval of Acidovorax sp. 1608163 harbors:
- a CDS encoding TonB-dependent siderophore receptor, translated as MHSQRRPALQPTALAAALACLLTVSAAHAQDTADKALSTVTVNASADASAQGLSPAYPGGQVARGARAGILGTRDAMDTPFSAISYTNELILDRHARSVGDVLQNDPTVRVARGFGNFQESYFIRGFLLDSDDTAYNGLYSLLPRQYIATELFERVEVLRGASAFLNGASPAGGGIGGSINLLPKRAPNEPLNRVSFGVGSGGSTQLAADIARRFGPDGNTGVRLNAATHNGGTAINDEDAKLGLLAVGLDWRSRDVRLSGDIGWQDHKLKRTRTNVTLGAGVTSVPKVPDNQTNYAQPWSYSNERDTFGTFRGEWDITPDVTAWAAAGARRSEEANSLANLTVNNGSTGAATTYRFDNTREDSVNTGELGVRGKLQTGSVGHEWVATASVYDFEKKNAYAMDWGNTQATNLYGPVSTNLPAFSAGTLYGGSLANPLRTGTTRLTSFAVGDTLTLLDKRLLLTAGLRHQKINIANYLYANSALTDRYEQSRTSPLLAAVYKLDKSVSLYANYVEGLSQGQTAPSTATNRGEMLKPYVAKQKEVGVKYDAGRVGGSLAFFSTDKPRAYLDANNLFGTNGKDRHQGLELAVQGEATKGLRLLGGLTWLDAKQQTTGSATTDGKRVIGVPEVQANIGAEWDVPGVRGLAVDGRLVHTGSSYANATNTLKVGGWNRLDLGVRYLTEMQGKLVTLRLRIDNVADKNYWASVGGYPGSGYLTVSAPRTVSLSASVDF; from the coding sequence ATGCACAGCCAACGTCGCCCCGCCCTCCAACCCACCGCCTTGGCTGCCGCCCTGGCCTGCCTGCTGACGGTGTCTGCCGCCCACGCACAAGACACGGCAGACAAAGCCCTGTCCACCGTCACCGTCAACGCCAGTGCCGACGCATCGGCCCAGGGCCTGTCGCCCGCCTACCCCGGCGGCCAAGTGGCGCGCGGCGCGCGTGCGGGCATCCTGGGCACGCGCGATGCGATGGACACGCCGTTCTCGGCCATCAGCTACACCAACGAATTGATCCTGGACCGTCACGCCCGCAGCGTGGGCGATGTGCTGCAAAACGACCCCACCGTGCGCGTGGCGCGCGGTTTTGGCAACTTCCAGGAGTCGTACTTCATTCGCGGCTTCCTGCTCGATTCGGACGACACCGCCTACAACGGCCTGTACAGCCTGCTGCCACGCCAGTACATCGCCACCGAGCTGTTTGAGCGCGTGGAGGTGTTACGCGGCGCATCGGCCTTCTTGAACGGTGCCAGCCCCGCAGGCGGCGGCATTGGCGGCAGCATCAACCTGCTGCCCAAGCGCGCGCCCAACGAACCCCTGAACCGCGTGAGCTTTGGCGTGGGCAGTGGCGGCAGCACGCAGCTGGCGGCCGACATTGCCCGCCGCTTTGGGCCGGACGGCAACACCGGTGTGCGCCTGAACGCGGCCACCCACAACGGCGGCACCGCCATCAACGACGAAGACGCCAAGCTAGGCCTGCTGGCTGTGGGCCTGGATTGGCGCAGCCGCGATGTGCGTCTGTCGGGCGACATTGGCTGGCAAGACCACAAGCTCAAGCGCACCCGCACCAACGTGACGCTGGGGGCTGGCGTCACCAGCGTGCCCAAGGTGCCCGACAACCAAACCAACTACGCCCAGCCCTGGAGCTACTCGAACGAGCGTGACACGTTCGGCACCTTCCGTGGCGAATGGGACATCACCCCCGACGTGACCGCCTGGGCCGCTGCCGGTGCGCGCCGCAGCGAAGAGGCCAACTCGCTGGCCAACCTCACCGTGAACAACGGCAGCACGGGTGCGGCCACCACCTACCGCTTCGACAACACCCGCGAGGACAGCGTGAACACCGGCGAGCTGGGCGTGCGCGGCAAGCTGCAAACGGGCAGCGTGGGGCACGAATGGGTCGCCACCGCATCGGTGTACGACTTTGAAAAGAAGAACGCCTACGCCATGGACTGGGGCAACACCCAGGCCACCAACCTGTATGGCCCCGTGTCCACCAACCTGCCTGCCTTCAGCGCGGGCACGCTGTACGGCGGCAGCTTGGCCAACCCGCTGCGCACCGGCACCACGCGCCTGACCAGCTTTGCCGTGGGTGACACCCTCACGCTGCTGGACAAGCGCCTGCTGCTCACCGCTGGCCTGCGCCACCAGAAGATCAACATTGCCAACTACCTGTATGCCAACAGCGCCCTCACCGACCGCTACGAGCAAAGCCGCACCAGCCCCCTGCTGGCCGCTGTCTACAAGCTGGACAAGAGCGTGTCGCTGTACGCCAACTACGTGGAAGGCCTGAGCCAGGGCCAAACCGCCCCCAGCACCGCCACCAACCGGGGCGAGATGCTCAAGCCCTACGTGGCCAAGCAAAAGGAAGTGGGCGTGAAGTACGACGCGGGCCGCGTGGGCGGCAGCCTGGCCTTCTTCAGCACCGACAAGCCCCGTGCTTACCTGGACGCCAACAACCTCTTTGGCACCAACGGCAAAGACCGCCACCAGGGCCTGGAGCTGGCAGTGCAGGGAGAAGCCACCAAGGGCCTGCGCCTGCTGGGCGGCCTGACCTGGCTGGACGCCAAGCAGCAGACCACCGGCTCTGCCACCACCGACGGCAAGCGCGTGATTGGCGTGCCTGAGGTGCAGGCCAACATTGGCGCCGAATGGGATGTGCCCGGCGTGCGCGGCCTGGCCGTGGACGGCCGCCTGGTGCACACCGGATCGAGCTACGCCAACGCTACCAACACGCTGAAGGTAGGCGGCTGGAACCGCCTGGACCTGGGCGTGCGCTACCTCACCGAAATGCAGGGCAAGCTCGTCACCCTGCGCCTGCGCATCGACAACGTGGCCGACAAGAACTACTGGGCCTCGGTCGGTGGCTACCCCGGCTCAGGCTACCTGACGGTGAGCGCACCGCGCACCGTGAGCCTGAGCGCCAGCGTGGACTTCTAA
- a CDS encoding esterase-like activity of phytase family protein, with protein sequence MRHLTSSSCLMAVTAAVALLSACANTRPSDVASSETVTQTTGVGSISAIVTRQDIQFDDKFYFPYEGHHPATKADFPKGFLPAYGSGLALKGRRADGTLEFYAITDRGPNATTGPITQITDGSNPMGFSSSTVFPSPNFTPSIGVITLGKDGAKLVSTLPIKFSATQNANGRVQPRGITGNTGEQVLDDSFTYPGKAKGYSEFGLDTESVVVDTARNALWVSDEYGPFIVKIDPATGIIQKKYKPGTGEADLPAILAKRRANRGMEGLSIDLASGKLHGFLQSPLNDGKADYTTSAVPDATGKSENVRDYARFVRWVEFDPTTEKTRLFALPVDSSWYSQGKTGNAKFGDVVSLGKGKFIAIEQGTGKDKKGFNDLVLIEFPANATDITALGSDLEKSSMIGKPVHGADYSKVVALKKTRLFNLNATGWTAEKAEGLALVDDHTLALTNDTDFGVSLAVLDTSGKEIEGSDVTQCTVDADGKIVNDGHCAKGAASLRFTTNDVNDRAQRLWTFQFSKKLSEYGAH encoded by the coding sequence ATGCGCCACCTCACTTCTTCATCCTGCTTGATGGCAGTGACCGCCGCGGTTGCCTTGCTGAGCGCCTGCGCCAACACCCGCCCATCCGATGTCGCCAGCTCCGAGACGGTCACGCAGACCACCGGCGTTGGCAGCATCAGCGCCATCGTCACACGCCAGGACATCCAGTTCGACGACAAGTTCTATTTCCCCTATGAAGGTCACCACCCTGCCACCAAGGCCGATTTCCCCAAGGGCTTTCTGCCGGCCTACGGTTCCGGCCTGGCCTTGAAGGGCAGGCGCGCCGACGGAACGCTGGAGTTCTACGCCATCACCGACCGCGGCCCGAACGCCACCACCGGCCCCATCACGCAGATCACCGACGGCTCCAACCCCATGGGGTTCTCCAGCTCCACGGTGTTTCCTTCGCCCAACTTCACACCGTCCATCGGCGTGATCACCCTCGGCAAGGACGGAGCCAAGCTCGTCTCCACCCTGCCGATCAAGTTCAGCGCCACGCAAAATGCCAATGGTCGCGTCCAGCCACGCGGCATCACAGGCAACACAGGCGAACAAGTTTTAGACGACTCCTTCACCTACCCCGGTAAGGCCAAGGGCTACAGCGAGTTCGGCCTGGACACCGAATCCGTGGTGGTGGATACCGCACGCAATGCGCTGTGGGTGTCCGACGAATACGGGCCCTTCATCGTGAAAATTGATCCGGCTACCGGCATCATCCAGAAGAAATACAAGCCCGGCACTGGTGAGGCCGATCTGCCTGCCATCCTTGCCAAGCGCCGTGCCAACCGTGGCATGGAGGGCCTCAGCATTGATCTGGCCAGCGGCAAGCTGCACGGGTTCCTGCAAAGCCCGCTGAACGACGGCAAGGCTGACTACACCACCTCAGCCGTTCCTGACGCGACCGGCAAGTCGGAAAACGTGCGCGATTACGCCCGCTTTGTGCGCTGGGTGGAGTTTGACCCGACGACAGAGAAAACCCGTCTGTTTGCATTGCCCGTGGACAGCAGTTGGTACAGCCAGGGCAAGACCGGCAATGCCAAATTTGGTGATGTGGTCTCTCTGGGCAAGGGCAAGTTCATCGCCATTGAGCAAGGCACAGGCAAAGACAAAAAGGGTTTTAACGATTTAGTGTTGATTGAGTTTCCGGCCAACGCTACCGACATCACCGCGCTGGGCTCCGACCTGGAAAAGAGCAGCATGATAGGCAAGCCGGTCCATGGGGCGGACTATTCCAAGGTAGTGGCGCTGAAGAAAACCCGGCTCTTCAACTTGAATGCCACCGGCTGGACGGCCGAGAAGGCCGAGGGCTTGGCACTGGTCGACGACCACACCTTGGCGCTGACCAACGACACGGACTTCGGTGTCTCGCTGGCCGTGCTGGATACCAGCGGCAAGGAGATCGAAGGCTCCGACGTGACCCAATGCACGGTAGATGCCGACGGCAAAATCGTGAACGATGGCCACTGCGCCAAGGGTGCTGCGAGCCTGCGCTTTACCACCAATGACGTCAACGATCGCGCCCAGCGACTGTGGACCTTTCAGTTCAGCAAAAAGTTGAGCGAATACGGCGCTCACTGA
- a CDS encoding porin, with amino-acid sequence MQANLFQTIRQTAYSAASQSGTVDRTRISNSVGYLLPQDLGGVYGQVAVSFGDENASNSGASKARKYVGGNLGYRSGPLNVGIGYGKMNGTAAVTSPSAIAATSDLEDLVLGASYNFGSFVLNGGYNSLKWEPANGTTSGKVDGFYLGTTIPVGPGSLRIKYASAKFSGNATALTRSGGKSDKYSVGYVYDFSKRTSLYAGVARVSNKNGASTGLIGGPAGVANTGSTGLDLGISHSF; translated from the coding sequence GTGCAGGCCAACCTGTTCCAGACGATCCGCCAGACTGCCTATAGCGCAGCCAGCCAGAGCGGCACCGTGGACCGCACGCGCATCAGCAACTCCGTAGGCTACTTGCTCCCGCAGGACTTGGGCGGTGTCTACGGCCAGGTCGCGGTTTCCTTTGGTGATGAAAACGCCTCCAACTCTGGCGCAAGCAAGGCGCGCAAATACGTCGGGGGTAACCTGGGCTATCGCTCTGGGCCACTGAACGTTGGCATCGGCTACGGCAAGATGAACGGCACTGCAGCCGTGACTTCGCCCAGCGCCATTGCCGCAACCAGCGATCTGGAAGATTTGGTGCTGGGCGCTTCCTACAACTTCGGTAGTTTCGTGCTCAATGGCGGATACAACAGCCTGAAGTGGGAACCCGCCAACGGCACAACCTCCGGGAAGGTCGATGGTTTCTACCTGGGCACCACCATCCCGGTGGGGCCGGGCAGCCTTCGCATCAAGTACGCCAGCGCCAAGTTCAGTGGTAACGCCACAGCCCTCACTCGCAGTGGTGGCAAGTCCGACAAGTATTCCGTCGGTTACGTCTACGACTTCTCCAAGCGCACATCGTTGTACGCAGGGGTTGCACGTGTCAGCAACAAAAACGGTGCCAGCACTGGCCTGATCGGCGGTCCCGCAGGTGTGGCAAATACCGGATCGACCGGTTTGGACCTGGGCATCAGCCACTCTTTCTGA
- a CDS encoding porin → MTYALFKLVTAAARKSPSSSSINSTHITAMKTKKTRSHYLALAIGTLVTSASSLALAQSSVTVFGVVDVGITSAKVGNARLNALNSSQGKTSLIGFRGTEDLGGGNRAQFWLEGGLNPDTGSGGSNGSLGFERRSTIGLINDSWGEIRLGRDYTPATTSLPLLAAPTLRQACRPTCSRRSARLPIAQPARAAPWTARASATP, encoded by the coding sequence ATGACTTATGCGTTGTTTAAATTGGTAACAGCGGCTGCCAGAAAGTCACCGTCATCCTCTTCGATCAATTCAACTCATATCACGGCAATGAAAACAAAAAAAACGCGCTCGCACTACCTGGCACTTGCCATTGGCACATTGGTGACCTCTGCTTCCAGCTTGGCATTGGCGCAATCCTCCGTCACCGTTTTTGGCGTGGTGGACGTCGGCATCACCAGCGCCAAGGTTGGCAACGCCAGGCTCAATGCATTGAATTCCAGCCAAGGCAAGACCAGTCTGATTGGCTTTCGCGGCACTGAAGACCTCGGCGGTGGCAACCGTGCTCAGTTCTGGCTCGAAGGCGGCCTCAACCCAGACACCGGCAGTGGCGGTAGCAACGGCTCTTTGGGCTTCGAGCGCCGCTCCACCATCGGGCTCATCAACGACTCTTGGGGAGAAATCCGCCTGGGTCGTGACTACACCCCAGCTACAACATCTTTACCGCTTTTGGCGGCCCCGACACTACGACAGGCGTGCAGGCCAACCTGTTCCAGACGATCCGCCAGACTGCCTATAGCGCAGCCAGCCAGAGCGGCACCGTGGACCGCACGCGCATCAGCAACTCCGTAG
- a CDS encoding M48 family metallopeptidase: MASSLGQKFRKAWNRLPSSAQLVLWAVCIPLLLSGIGLWEYRQYQHPALSPAQLQLLQEVAQAQAALAENPRASLTIDGQKYSGFSASLKLQQIAKSTKGDSEAHDQVASVVRPASIVAMVMGVLAALVALAGLWGVNAAGRRALQSRDALMVQFARWRNLLPTYLTVHMGLLLATVGALLVVRLGVAYQVVILGHAGKGEMKFQALILILAGTVLWCGATLLRALYKSLQELHDEPSEVMGVTVSRQEAPALWAYVDTLAQGAGAAAPAHLVVGLTDGFYVTAHAMRLVPSGQQLTGETMYLPLTYLSLLQRDEISAILAHELGHFAGADTAYSLQFSPIYQRLVASLHAIYGREDSSPWMDLPATSFIEYLLERFDLAVKHWSREREFAADQVAAKLVSGDAIARSLVRVTALHEVVSDVLHEIGRRPQEVGSDVVQMLHDAVQAKGLTAPNFATEVATVHPTDTHPPTLERAKAVNAPVTDAMVQAALVQPDAQALVWVRSLFADSQGLQARLLNDFKGVAQEHNEQVRKDLAEAVQQAQGSLELYERRGNVWLFGGLALVALISAVAITVQALVAGKSFARVQDVVMIALACFGGLAGMAWLFWRRSSVMVMQLTAEGMRVPGWPQVVPWSAVANYSSTVVNGSNMVMTFDLDPAAPRLQAPHTNLRRVTYRPQKNKLVVGTTKVKGMDLEALHDAVQRYLSGWHARQHLASM, from the coding sequence ATGGCATCTTCATTGGGTCAAAAATTCCGCAAGGCCTGGAACCGCTTGCCCAGCAGCGCACAGCTGGTGCTGTGGGCGGTGTGCATTCCCTTGCTGCTGTCTGGCATCGGGCTGTGGGAGTACCGCCAGTACCAGCACCCGGCTTTGTCTCCAGCGCAGCTGCAGCTGCTGCAAGAGGTGGCGCAGGCCCAGGCCGCACTGGCCGAGAACCCGCGCGCCTCACTCACCATCGATGGGCAAAAGTACAGCGGTTTCTCTGCATCGCTCAAGCTGCAGCAGATCGCCAAAAGCACCAAGGGCGACAGCGAAGCCCATGACCAGGTGGCGTCGGTGGTGCGCCCGGCCAGCATCGTGGCCATGGTGATGGGTGTGCTGGCGGCCCTGGTGGCGCTGGCAGGGCTGTGGGGCGTCAACGCCGCAGGCCGCCGGGCTTTGCAGTCGCGCGATGCGTTGATGGTGCAGTTTGCCCGTTGGCGCAACCTGCTGCCCACCTACCTCACGGTGCACATGGGCCTGCTGCTGGCCACGGTGGGGGCGCTGCTGGTGGTGCGCCTGGGCGTGGCGTACCAGGTGGTGATCCTGGGCCATGCAGGCAAGGGTGAGATGAAGTTCCAGGCGCTCATCTTGATCCTGGCGGGTACGGTGCTGTGGTGCGGCGCGACGTTGCTGCGCGCGCTGTACAAGTCGCTGCAAGAGCTGCACGATGAGCCCAGCGAAGTGATGGGCGTGACCGTGTCGCGCCAGGAGGCCCCCGCGCTGTGGGCCTATGTGGACACCCTGGCCCAGGGCGCCGGTGCCGCAGCCCCCGCCCACCTGGTGGTGGGGTTGACCGATGGCTTTTACGTCACGGCCCATGCCATGCGCCTGGTGCCCAGCGGCCAGCAGCTCACGGGCGAGACGATGTACTTGCCGCTCACCTACCTGTCGCTGCTGCAGCGCGATGAGATCAGCGCCATCCTGGCCCACGAGCTGGGCCACTTTGCCGGGGCCGACACGGCCTACAGCCTGCAGTTCTCGCCCATCTACCAGCGGCTGGTGGCCAGCCTGCACGCCATTTATGGGCGCGAGGACAGCAGCCCGTGGATGGACCTGCCCGCCACCTCGTTCATCGAATACCTGCTGGAGCGCTTTGACCTGGCGGTGAAGCACTGGAGCCGCGAGCGCGAGTTTGCCGCCGACCAAGTGGCGGCAAAGCTGGTCAGCGGCGACGCCATCGCCCGCTCGCTGGTGCGCGTGACGGCCTTGCATGAGGTGGTGAGCGATGTCCTCCATGAGATTGGCCGCCGCCCGCAAGAAGTGGGCAGTGACGTGGTACAGATGCTGCACGACGCTGTGCAGGCCAAGGGCCTGACGGCCCCCAACTTCGCCACCGAAGTGGCCACCGTGCACCCGACCGACACCCACCCCCCCACGCTGGAACGCGCCAAGGCCGTGAACGCCCCCGTGACCGATGCCATGGTGCAAGCCGCCCTGGTGCAGCCCGATGCGCAGGCGCTGGTGTGGGTGCGCTCACTGTTCGCCGACAGCCAGGGCCTGCAGGCACGGCTGTTGAATGACTTCAAAGGCGTGGCGCAAGAGCACAACGAGCAGGTGCGCAAGGATCTGGCCGAGGCGGTGCAGCAAGCGCAAGGCTCGCTGGAGCTGTATGAGCGCCGGGGCAATGTGTGGCTGTTTGGTGGGCTGGCGCTGGTGGCTTTGATCAGCGCCGTGGCCATCACCGTCCAGGCCCTCGTGGCGGGCAAGTCGTTTGCCCGTGTGCAGGATGTGGTGATGATTGCCTTGGCCTGCTTTGGTGGGCTGGCAGGTATGGCCTGGTTGTTCTGGCGTCGCTCATCGGTCATGGTGATGCAGCTCACGGCCGAGGGCATGCGCGTGCCGGGCTGGCCGCAGGTGGTGCCCTGGTCAGCCGTGGCGAACTATTCTTCCACCGTGGTCAACGGCTCCAACATGGTCATGACCTTTGACCTGGACCCTGCCGCCCCGCGCCTGCAGGCCCCCCACACGAACCTGCGCCGTGTCACCTACCGCCCCCAGAAGAACAAACTGGTGGTGGGCACCACCAAAGTCAAAGGCATGGACCTGGAGGCCCTGCACGATGCGGTGCAGCGCTACCTTTCGGGTTGGCATGCGCGCCAGCATCTGGCGTCGATGTAA
- a CDS encoding TonB-dependent siderophore receptor, whose product MRMHPLALAVSLLATMAMAQQTQAQTTTALPEVKVTDGADSAATEGSGQYTAREVSVGKLVQSPRETPQSISVITRQRLDDLNITKLEDAVKQTTGVNVTRLDGAGNYNTIQARGFDIGAIQLDGIAIPQGANFATALDTAIYDRIEVLRGPSGLLQGASEPGGTINLVRKRARSQLGLSANLSAGAWDMRRADVDITGSLNATGSLRGRLVVVSDERKSFVDTLSNDKQAGYGTVELDINAATTLSVGHTRQRVRATIDQGLPAYADGRLLDVPRSTFAGLARNQQNLDTTDTFAELEHRLANGGLVKLAARQVQRESFYSAARANSAVAANGSYQMQTVDYLQENTDRNYDAYLTTPVQWLGRTHRVLLGASHSQNNSLGGNYVYGPTSTANIFAPNYIAPYPVLTLPGYDSDTRRTENAMYGQAQLSVTDRARVLVGGRLSWAKVETVRLSDGKITSTANPGRQFIPSVAALYDLNAQTTAYASYAETMVVQSALTAAGSLLPPRTGSQVELGVKGEFLNKRLQAHAAVFRILDSDRAIADPVVTTASIPGGKVRSQGLEMEVSGQVAPGWDVLAGYAYTDTKYLQAPAAQQGQVFSPVTPRHSLNLSTRYALRSPGLQGWSVGGGVSYRSEFYAQSGALRLVSGDYALLNAQVAYQINDHLGVSLTVDNLLDKTYYEKVGNLGRQNFYGEPRRITVALKAKY is encoded by the coding sequence ATGCGCATGCACCCACTGGCCCTTGCGGTCTCGCTGCTAGCCACCATGGCGATGGCCCAGCAAACCCAGGCACAGACCACCACCGCACTACCCGAGGTGAAGGTGACCGACGGCGCCGACAGCGCGGCCACCGAAGGCTCGGGCCAGTACACCGCCCGCGAGGTGAGCGTGGGCAAGCTGGTGCAGTCGCCCCGCGAAACGCCGCAGTCCATCAGCGTCATCACGCGCCAGCGGCTTGATGACCTGAACATCACCAAGCTCGAAGACGCCGTCAAGCAGACCACCGGCGTGAACGTGACGCGCCTGGACGGCGCGGGCAACTACAACACCATCCAGGCCCGCGGGTTCGACATCGGCGCCATCCAGCTCGACGGCATTGCCATCCCACAGGGCGCCAACTTTGCGACGGCGCTGGACACCGCCATCTACGACCGCATCGAAGTGCTGCGCGGCCCCTCCGGCCTGCTGCAAGGCGCGAGCGAGCCGGGCGGCACCATCAACCTGGTGCGCAAGCGTGCGCGCAGCCAGCTGGGCCTGTCGGCCAACCTGTCCGCAGGCGCGTGGGACATGCGCCGTGCCGATGTAGACATCACCGGCTCGCTCAACGCCACGGGCAGCCTGCGCGGGCGGCTGGTGGTGGTCTCTGATGAGCGCAAGAGTTTTGTGGACACGCTGTCCAACGACAAACAAGCGGGCTATGGCACGGTGGAGCTGGACATCAACGCAGCCACCACACTGTCGGTGGGCCACACCCGCCAGCGCGTGCGCGCCACCATCGACCAGGGCCTGCCCGCCTATGCCGATGGCCGCCTGCTCGACGTGCCCCGCTCCACCTTTGCCGGGCTGGCGCGCAACCAGCAAAACCTCGACACCACCGACACCTTTGCCGAGCTGGAACACCGCCTGGCCAATGGTGGACTGGTGAAGCTGGCGGCGCGCCAGGTGCAGCGCGAATCGTTCTACAGCGCCGCCCGCGCCAACTCGGCCGTGGCCGCCAATGGCAGCTACCAGATGCAAACGGTGGACTACCTGCAGGAGAACACCGACCGCAACTACGACGCCTACCTGACCACGCCGGTGCAGTGGCTGGGCCGCACCCACCGCGTGCTGCTGGGTGCCAGCCACAGCCAGAACAACAGCCTGGGCGGCAACTACGTGTACGGCCCCACGTCCACCGCCAACATCTTTGCGCCCAACTACATCGCACCCTACCCCGTGCTGACGCTACCCGGGTATGACAGCGACACCCGCCGCACCGAGAACGCGATGTACGGCCAGGCCCAGCTGAGCGTGACCGACCGCGCGCGCGTGCTGGTGGGCGGGCGCCTGTCGTGGGCCAAGGTAGAGACCGTGCGCCTGAGCGACGGCAAGATCACCTCCACCGCCAACCCGGGGCGGCAGTTCATCCCGTCCGTGGCGGCACTGTATGACCTGAACGCACAGACCACGGCCTACGCCAGCTATGCCGAGACCATGGTGGTGCAGTCTGCGTTGACCGCTGCTGGCAGCCTGCTGCCCCCGCGCACGGGCTCGCAGGTCGAGCTGGGGGTGAAGGGCGAATTCCTGAACAAGCGCCTGCAGGCCCATGCGGCGGTGTTTCGCATCCTCGACAGCGACCGCGCCATTGCCGACCCGGTGGTGACCACCGCGTCCATCCCGGGCGGCAAAGTGCGCAGCCAGGGCCTGGAGATGGAAGTGAGCGGCCAGGTGGCGCCCGGCTGGGATGTGCTGGCGGGTTACGCCTACACCGACACCAAGTACCTGCAGGCACCCGCTGCGCAGCAAGGCCAGGTGTTCAGCCCGGTCACCCCACGCCACAGCCTGAACCTGTCCACCCGCTACGCCTTGCGCAGCCCCGGTTTGCAGGGATGGAGTGTGGGCGGTGGCGTGTCGTATCGCAGCGAGTTCTACGCACAAAGTGGCGCGCTGCGGCTGGTGTCGGGCGACTATGCGTTGCTCAACGCACAAGTGGCCTACCAGATCAATGACCACCTGGGCGTGAGCCTGACGGTGGACAACCTGCTGGACAAAACCTACTACGAAAAAGTGGGCAACTTGGGCCGCCAGAACTTTTACGGGGAGCCCCGCCGCATCACCGTGGCACTGAAGGCCAAGTACTAG